Genomic segment of Arctopsyche grandis isolate Sample6627 chromosome 11, ASM5162203v2, whole genome shotgun sequence:
tagcacaacagtgtttcgttaggccgggatacggtcaacacacatgtaccccacctacattggtactaccccgacgtgatctacgcaaccttctgatcattcaACAGCACGGTCAACACacacctaccccgcctacaaaataataaatcaaaaatctttgttttatgtatgttaagtggggtcatattgtcagtgaaaatatattttcactagcgttttagtgatatcataaccgaatactttcgcactagtgactagtacctacatgcacatacatatatgtaacttaaaaatggtgcgatttcgttgtaacatgtgtatatgatgaccgaataataacttaccggacaaatgataaaaaatactgaccatctatacatattacaatactttacaaaattatttacgagttaacaactatacaaatcagtcagtttattgagtaaaaacatgtagtgataaattaagaatattctcgatattttcgagattctaataaacaatttctcgagatacgagaatctcgaattttcataataaaatattctcgagaaatgagaatctcgaaattttacaataaaatattctcgagaaacgagaatcaaaatttctcgagatttctcgatcacaacctctaattGTAACTCCTCTCTTTGTTTCTGGTAGCCGTTCCCTCCACTGTAGCACACCAATAACTGTCAAGCGTATCCAAAGGGACAAAACTCGCGCAAAAAAAACCGTATTCAGGTATAAGTGGGGGCGCTGGGGATTTAGTTTCGCCATTGCATATACTGTAGCCGAATGGCTACGTACGTACTTGGAGGGTTCTGTACAAATTACATTGTGGAGGATTGCCGAGCCAGCGGTCTTGGGGGTTGCCACACCAGCTTTTATGCAAGTTGGCAGCACCGGGATGCGCGCGGTTCGGCGCGTCTGACTGAAGCGCCCCACTCGGAGTACGACAACCCAATAAACAACACACGCTCCAAGCACGCTCTATTATTTCAACACCCCCGTTACCCCGAACTCGACAACATCATCGCGTCCTGTTCGAACACGTAACATCAACCTTGGCTGAAATATCTTTGTTCGAACTAGGGCTAAACACTATAAACtcgcaatcacgagtacacgggaactccccccccccccggagCTGATGATCTCACCACTAACTACGCACCaagcagtggcgtgcgctgaaaatCTCTCTTTTTGTCTCTCTTTTTGAACAggttgttcctcttgtatctcgttcgtgcacattaagtaaggctgtacgacaaaaagagagagaatttcagcgcgcGCCACTGGCACCAAACATAGCACACAAAGGAAGATCTTGACTCCgtaggaatcttccagaacaTGATCTCACCGACCAAGCTACGCGTTGCACAATCAACGAGTATATAAACCagcgcatcgtccccagatTCGAGTGAGCTTCAGGAGCTCGACCTGTTTACTCCGTCGAAGCAATCTTTTGAGTAAACAGGTCAATGattacataattatgtaatataatgaaatgattGCAtgattatgtaatataatgaaatcttTGTGGATGGATGTTTACGTCCATATTGAATATTTCGGTGGCCGTCACTGCAaggaaagtcgaaagatggaaaaaattaaaaccgaTTTGTCGACTCTTCGTTAGCGTAGGCCGTGGTAAGAGATTTGAAAGATATTTACCATGTGTCAGggttacattataatataagagCTACGCTAACGACGAGTTGATAAATCGGTTTtaatgttttccatatttagactTTCCGTCAAGTCACTTTCCTTGCAGTGACCCAGACCAtgaatatttctttttttattatcaataaaaagGTATGCTTACTATTTTTAAGTaatatgtttacatacatacatgtatatatttattaattaattgaatgttatcaaatgaaaaatcgtatggtgttttaatatattttattatggtttATTATACCGAATAACATGTATTTTAACATCACATtgaatgatataaatatatttttataataaggtACATGTTTAAGAAATGTAATACAGTCAGAAGATTAAagagtaaaatataatatattttctttacataaatatagaaGATTGTCGCAGTTACAAAACTTTTAGGCCTTTAATAGAACATTTGTCGTAGTTTTCCTTAaccatataattttaataattaaatattgttaatccaaataaattgaatacactatatatatattataatatttaataaatatactatGACATTTCCAAATAAAACACTTTTAATAATTCGTCTTCATTCGtgataaatttgaaatgttttcataTTGGCATGACTGTAAGTGAatacagttttaaaaataattcaattataacatttcataaaatatataaaaatacaaaaaagcaatgataagaataatatataaaatatacatacatcgtcGTCATAATaggataaattttgtataataaatatattcaaagttACGATGTAAGTTTAgtcaataattgaaaaatacatagTAAAATTGGATTCCTATACGAAGTTTGATATTAGCAAGTTAATTTTTCTGCTGTCAAAATCTTACTAATTTTAAAAACTAGATTTGGTTTGATAGAAACATGTTTTGATAAGAATAAAAAGGATATGCCAAACAGTGCTTTAATATGCGTTACTGagattcaatattatattatatgtcaaatatatatcttacatttataatacacaatgaataaatgtaacatgtgtactataaattttattttgtgttgtttaaaatcattggtgatatgaaaattttaaggcAGATTAAATTTTTACAGTTAAGTGTATCTGAATGAAAATTGAATCCATaattaacacatacatatgtaaatacacctGTGTTAAATATTGTCATTTGTGATTTTAAAGTATTGtgaaataagaataatttagttTGTACAGCTTTGTAGATAGTTTTCAcagtaaaaacattaaaaagacTTAGTGATTCATATTTTTAAGCGTTTCAACATTGATATATCCAATTTACCCCATGTTGTAAATTTTATGCTctcacatttataaaaaaataattcatatcaTATGTAAGATATTGTAATCAAGCAGATAtgtgtctttttattttaaaatatagttaaaaaaataataagagtcATCAAGGAGATCGTTTTAAAGCATTTTGTATACGTCTTATATACACAATATCGTTTTTAGGCatagtaataatatttcaactatgaattatgtatgtatagtataatatattaatagaaatatatatatttctgatATCTAACAATAATCAAAGGCAATTTATACAGCACAAAACACAAAATTGGCACAAAATGGGTGTTTTTTTGGATAATGTTTACATTTATTTCATACGAGATACTAAgtatcaattaatattttattcaaataaatatttccgatgcggtgcaaacgatcgacaagcgccagacagactgaaccatagattaacgacacgtgtaccttatgcgtgcgcactgctcgcacttaaactaagcgaaatctacccgaagtcccaacatacctaccctgtatatgttctgtgcttctgatactttagttccgaattttgccttactaaaatcgccagaaagatccaactcaattttaataattaccattttaataattgcatctgtgcacatcgaaaggttactcgtcatctgatgtgcaatctatcattcgtgaagtcgagaattgcatttaaagcagccatccagttaatctgtggttcagtctgtctggcgtttttcgatcgtttgcaccaaacccaaatatttcacatatacatacatactcgctAATTACATAGTGCAGttcaacatattttatttcatttttttttcaatttttaattttgccgTTTTATTAGAGTCGGTTTGTGGGAAGCTtagacatatttttataaatcttaACTTATCTAGGTGTAATTTCATCGACTACCACCCTAGCATGTAATCAGCAATCAGCTAGTTGCTTGACTCATGTCTTTTAAACTGATTTTTGAGCTCTAACAACACGTCTGTCTCAATTTGAATGTCATTTCTTGTAATATCCAAGTATGAGAGTTAGTTACAGAATTGAAAAGCTTGCGTTACGGCACAATAGTACACAAACAAGCAGTGTGTATGACAAATCAAAGACTTTGACGGTTAAATCTGGTGCACTAACAGTGAATTTATATGTGAAACAAGTTTGTATGAGCCATATAGTATAGAACACTTTGATTGATACTTGTAAGCGTTACTATTTGAAATGCCAGTAGGGCGCACGAGCTGATAAACAAGGCAGGTAGTCTCGATTCGAAACAAATTAGTGCATTTACATCCATATTACATATTGAAGATTATTCTATAGTACATTTTTGCCAATCAGTCTATACTTACGAATTCGGCGGTGGCTTTTTAGGTTCGGCGACCACGTTTGGCATGACTAAGTTATAAAACTAAAATGCAAATAATGATATGTTAATTTAAATGATCATTACATTAATGTCACGTAAGAGGTTTATCAATTTAGTACCTCTTGACTGTCGAAGAATTTGGGCGCCCACTCTCGATCCAAAAGCGTGAACACATAGTCGTACGACTCGTAGATAACTTTACTAGTTTGCAACTTGGCTATATTCATTGGACCGTAATTCAATATAATACTAAATTGTTCTATATACTCTATGTCGAACGGAATAAACGACATACTCTTATGAGAAAAATAGTTATTATATAATTCACTAGCACATTTAAATAAGGCTTCTTTTTCCGTTTCGTTCATCTCCGGTTGAAGCATCCTCTTGTTGAATTCatctaaaataattgaataaacacTTGATAagcatcaaaaattaaattcatattgaaATACAACACAATTTTCATACCGATATCCAAACAAAATTGTAAAAGATGAATTTTTCCTTCGGATTTCATGAATTGCATAAAAGCATACAGATATTCAGGAGTTTTCAACATGTCCGAAACTTCTAAATTTAATAGTCtcatttgtttataattattttttttaataaaattttgtaaaaattccacctgaaatataaacaaaacaaaaaaatacactttaatatttcaaaatgcaCGTAAATGGGATTATTTCGTGTTGATTTTTACATGATGATTTGGAAGATCAGGCAATTTAGACATTTTCCTGTCACCCGTTGCTAAAATTACTAATGTatttgttccgaccaagtcttcatggtcagcttttgtggcgttacgaccaaaggagccgttttggagggagatcggcgccgagcgcgcgtccccgcctcggtcgagtgaacatctctgttcgctaccgagttggttcccaccaccgagtcccgatcagctcagccttgatcggcagacgatactggaagtacagcttcagtatacgtccggtgagaagtgaggaattcctggtctctcttcgtcgaagtcagatcacgtagccacgtggttgagtgaggttaccataacctcttgaacacgtgcgcgctaatttcaagtcggactcccccccccccttttctgtcccccctgcttgatctctgtatatacatatatatataaaatacagtcaccatacaaacagaattataacctgttttcattactattcaatttcccgcctttgtcccgtatcaccctcacttacgcacactgtacgagagagagagagatatacatcgagccgagccgacagcagcagagaccagaccgcagacgacgacctgtggatcccttggaggaaaccagccccgcccacgcttaccacgagcttctacgaaatcgacttccggggtgctcgcgagttgaacatccctggagtctgtacagtaTTGATGATACTAGGATCGGCCAATATGTCAGTTAGCGATAGTAAAACCCACCCGGAAAATATGTCTTGAATCAGTATTTTGAATAATCTGTAAATAGATAGCacattttaattaacaaataataatattttgaccatTAGATAAACATGTGTCATTAGATAAACTCTTTCCGGATAAAAAGTCAGT
This window contains:
- the LOC143918896 gene encoding sorting nexin-14-like, with the protein product MSKLPDLPNHHVEFLQNFIKKNNYKQMRLLNLEVSDMLKTPEYLYAFMQFMKSEGKIHLLQFCLDIDEFNKRMLQPEMNETEKEALFKCASELYNNYFSHKSMSFIPFDIEYIEQFSIILNYGPMNIAKLQTSKVIYESYDYVFTLLDREWAPKFFDSQEFYNLVMPNVVAEPKKPPPNS